The following coding sequences lie in one Chelonoidis abingdonii isolate Lonesome George chromosome 6, CheloAbing_2.0, whole genome shotgun sequence genomic window:
- the GAS1 gene encoding growth arrest-specific protein 1, whose product MVVGSPAQHGGGGGGRRWLMPGAWLWLTVVLGAVSPPRAHGRRLICWQAVLQCQGEPECSYAYSQYAEACAPVLLQQHPAGSAGAAAASSRRRCPSHCIAALIQLNHTRRGPALEDCDCAQDETCWATKRAIEPCLPRTSGGAGGAAGGGGGGVMGCTEARRRCDWDSRCSAALGRYMVSCGKLFNGLRCTEECRAVIEDMLAVPKAGLLNDCVCDGLERPICETMKENMARLCFGAEAGGNGAGSSGGSDGGPEDYYDDEYEDEPSQRGPDEPGPQPGFSAPADRAGRAPALAAWTALASILLLLL is encoded by the coding sequence ATGGTGGTAGGCTCGCCCGCTCAGCatggaggaggcggcggcggccgcCGGTGGCTGATGCCGGGCGCCTGGCTGTGGCTGACGGTGGTGCTGGGCGCGGTGTCCCCCCCGCGGGCGCACGGCCGGAGGCTGATCTGCTGGCAGGCGGTGCTGCAGTGTCAGGGCGAGCCCGAGTGCAGCTACGCGTACAGCCAGTACGCCGAGGCGTGCGCCCCGGTGCTCCTGCAGCAACACCCGGCCGGCAGCGCCGGGGCTGCGGCCGCATCCTCCCGGCGGCGGTGCCCGAGCCACTGCATCGCGGCCCTGATCCAGCTCAACCACACCCGGCGGGGCCCGGCGCTGGAGGACTGCGACTGCGCGCAGGATGAGACCTGCTGGGCCACCAAGCGCGCCATCGAGCCCTGCCTGCCCCGCACCAGCGGCGGGGCTGGGGGCGCAGCGGGCGGCGGAGGCGGCGGGGTGATGGGCTGCACCGAGGCCCGGCGGCGCTGCGACTGGGACAGCCGCTGCAGCGCGGCGCTCGGCCGCTACATGGTGTCCTGCGGGAAGCTCTTCAACGGGCTGCGCTGCACCGAGGAGTGCCGGGCCGTGATCGAGGACATGCTGGCCGTGCCCAAGGCCGGTCTGCTCAACGACTGCGTCTGCGACGGGCTGGAGCGGCCCATCTGCGAGACAATGAAGGAGAACATGGCCCGCCTCTGCTTCGGCGCCGAGGCGGGCGGCAACGGCGCCGGCAGCAGCGGTGGCTCGGACGGGGGCCCGGAGGATTACTACGATGACGAGTACGAGGACGAGCCCAGCCAGAGGGGGCCGGACGAGCCGGGCCCCCAGCCAGGCTTCTCAGCGCCTGCCGATCGCGCCGGCCGAGCGCCCGCCCTGGCAGCCTGGACCGCGCTGGCCtccattttgctgctgctgctgtag